TCCCATGCTGTTAACTCTGCCTCAGTGCTTACTCTTCAGTGGTtatgtgtttgttgctgttattttgcAGCCATGAGAATTCCAGTGGGTACTACCGTACATCTGTCTACTTCCTGTCCAAGGTTTTTGCTGATCTCATTCCCAACCGCATCATCCctatctttgtgttttcagccaTCGCCTATTATATGATGGGTAATTTTCCTCCATGCAAGTACATAAAGTATACACACCATATTATGTCATGCAAATGAGCAGCCGGCTCTAAAGCAGCCACTCACATAGTACATctggtgttttatttacatCCATGAAGATGTTTCACTGAATTCTCTTGCTTGTTTAAtgaagaatatttatttatttaagtctttttatttacatatgtCAACCACTCTTTCAGGGTTAAAGTCTTCCTTTGAGGCCTTCCTCTGTTACTGTCTGACCATGTCTCTAGTCAGTCTGGCAGCAGTCAGTCTGGCCTTCCTTGTGTCTGCAAGTGTTTCCTCATTTGCCATGGCTAATGTCCTCATTGCTCTACCCTTTGTCTTTATGATGGTGAGAAAGACATTTCAGAAGCCATATACAATACAGTGTAATAATGGTAATATCTAATCTAATGAATGTAGTGctttcactggtgtatgagtAAAATTCCCTCTGTTATTCCATCTCTGTTTAGGTTTTTGGTGGTTTTCTTGTCAATCTCAATTCTATGCTGAGCTGGCTGTCCTGGCTGAAATGGTTCAGTATCTTCAGATATGGACTGGATGTAAGTTGTGAAAACTAGGCAGAGCATGAGAAGGACGGTGCGATTGTGAGAATGAGATCAACTGGGCTGCCCTGTTTATAATTGACATGAGGAAGTTGTTCAGCCCAATCTCTTTATCTCTTCCTTAGGCTGCGTTCATCAATGAATTGAAAGGACAATTGTTCTACAGCAATGGAACCATGTAAGTATGATAACATAGCCACTCCTTTAAACAcaaccccaccccccacctccACATCCGTGCACACTGAGCTTTTcttgtttgtgctgcagtgtCCCAGgggagctgctgctgaaaagcaAGGACATCGACTACTCTTTATGGGGCTTCTGGCAGAACCATGTGGCTCTGCTGGGAATCATAGCTGCCTGCATGATCCTGGCATACGTGCAACTACGAAGAATCAGCCGTTGGAAATGACGCTGATTTGTATATGTAGCCATTAAATATGCACCGTGCCTTTAtcttatttaaaagaaaatattggaAAAGTAACCCGTTAAAATCAGAACATTAGTTAATGATTGCACATGtagtctctttctctttcccactctcacagataaacaaacacacgTGTTGTAACGTTTGACTCCCTGGTGGATAAGCTGCCACTAAGCACATTTGGTCTATGCACGAGGGAATAGACAGGAAAAGCCAAGCAGACATCTAAGTCCTTACAAAGCTACTTAAAGAATGTAAGACAACATTAGCCACAGGAATGAAAAGATATTCagtatttgtaattttttgttGTCAGTCCCATAGGAGAAAATAACAAATAGtgcatgtcttttatttatgtcataCAGAATGAATTGTCATTGTATTTGTAGTGTAGTACACTTATTGTCAGTATCATATATGTAAACCCCCAAAtccatatttttttatacatatttatcCAAAAGCTTGAgatttgaaatgcatttttatatttttgtaatataattTTGTAATGTATGCCAAGTAAACAGCAGGGCAGTGATGTGTGTAGGAGATGTCCAGGTTTCCATCTGAAGAGACTGAACAAAAGCAGAGATCTGGCAGCTGCAGTATGGAGACTGCACCACAGCAGATAAGAATTATGAAGTTCGTTacgggtgttttttttttttagagagaaTCTGTCTTCTATGCAGCGCATACACTTAAATGGGTGAAATCACAGAtcaccaaaataataaaataaaaaagtaattcTGTGAACAGACTTTTTTGTGTCATCATCTATAGAAGCACTAATTCAGTGTCTCATTTTACCttgttggaaaataaaatgtagatgATTGAAGAATAAATATGGTACATGCATTCCATTGTGCATGTTATAACTTTGAAGTGGGATAACTCAAATTCTCAAACCCATTACTTTGCAGCAGAAGATAAGGGATCAAACAAAACAGGATATGAACttgcaaaataaaattactacaacaatagatgtttttaataaatgggTGAGGTAAAGTTTTCTTATTGATCCtagaaatatacaaaaaacagTGATCAGTGGACAATTGGCAGAACAACTAACAGAAACTTGCCAAAACAGAAGCTGCAGTTCATTCCCAGATTAGAGCTTCGCACCTCAATCAAGCAGCACTTCTCATTTTACCATTAGAAACCTTTCACACCGTTTGCACTCTTATTCAGACTGTTTCCCACTGTTACTGGTGTGTTTTCCAACCCACGGAGCCACTCAGTACATTTCAGTATCACACGTTCATCCACACCATAATCCTCCTCTGCCTCATACTCCACATCGTCATACTTGTGTTGCTCATTGAGAAGTGAGATTTTAACTATGGAACGTATGTCTCTCAGTTCagcatcactgctgtttttcacaggaatcctgctgtgtctctgtgttgcTGGTTGTTGCCTTTTAGAGCTGTTTTCCCTCCTGCGTCTGGAGTCTGAGCTGCTTCCAGAAACACCAGCTCCACTTCCAGTATTTCTGGCTGCTGAGCGTTGTCTCTCACTGTTCCtccgctgcagcagcagaacagccTCAGGTGTGAGAGTCAGTGTGAAATGGGCCTCCTCCTGATGTTTGGTTCTCATCTTTACCTCTGCATcactctgagctgagctgtggCTTACATGTTTGTGCATCTTAGACAGGCACTCTCCTGAGCTGGAGACCGGgaagctgtctgtctgtgatgaGAGTGGCAGTCTGTCCCTTCTCTTGGCATGTGGCTCTGCTCCTGACAGTCCTTTGGTGGTTGGCAGATGACTCCTGGGTTGGTTCTTCTTCCCCAGCTGCTTGAGGTTCAAAGCCAGTCGCTCCTTCATtgagctgtttttgtcttctcttgGGACTTTAGTCTTTGCCACAGTTGTTGGGGAATGACTGTTGTTGGAAATTCTCTCCTTTCCAGTCAGCCCTGACACAGAGCGTGTTATCGACACTGGTGGTATGAACGGCATTTTGGCAACACACAGCATCAAGTAGGAGAGAAGTTCTGTTTTGCGGCTGAAgtgcaggaagaaaaaagaaggcaCTAAGGAGGAAACTGATTTACTGAGTGAGGCAATATACTCTGATTCATCCTCTGCCATGCAAGGGTCAGTAGATGTTTGGTGTGTTGCTGCTGGGATGCACCAGTGCTCATCTGCCCTGGACTAGCTGACATCCTGGCAGTGTCTTATATCTGAACGACAGGAGGGTGTGGCGTGGCTCACTTTCACAGGCATTTATGACGTCTGAGGAGGggaacaaatgttttttctgcatCTAACATACCAGTTACAGGCTCaaagatctaaaaaaaaaaaccccttcAGCTCTAATCCTCCAGTGTCTTCTCTGAGGACACGTTCTACACACATGGTGCAAGTACACATGTAGGCTTAATCCACGTGCTATATAGATGACTGGAAAGTAAGGTGGGACTCAGTAGCACTGAAGTGGCAACAGTAAAACCTGTGGAAACCAGGTCTAACTTAAGCATGAATATAATAGCAGGGCAATGCCTCCTTATGACAGAAAAAcggaaaaaaaaagatgtacacagaaaacatttatttgatgttgctaaaaaataaaatacaatttcagatattttcattttgacaggTGGAGGTTTAGCAGGTGGTTTAAACTTCTGAAAGAATGATAGTTAAGCCTAACTGCCTTCATTCACAGCATGTTTTCCTGTGTACATAGAGAACCAGCTTACAGCGAGGACAGGTGTGATAGGCATCCTTGAAGTGGTTTCCAAAAAATGGAATCAGGCAGCATCCAAACACCAGCCTGTGATAAAGAAGCCACACATTAGTCTGTATCTGTAAATTGTATGTCTATGGGATTAAAGCTGGGTAATAATTAGATTAGGGTGTTGGAATGAGTCTCTGCTCACCcacataacaaaaacacaagacacatgAGCCACGCATGTGTCCCAGCTTTGTAGGTAACCTGCGTGATGACCCGAGTCTGACAGGAATAGCATGTTGCCAGAGCTGGCGAGCGGTGCAGCTCGGTCTCATAGCTCACAAACTTTGGCCTTGGAGTAGGTGGAGGTGGAGCAGACACTGAAGAAgacaagggaaaacaaaaggaaggcttatttttaaaatgctgcaaaCAGCACTACAACTTACTCAGAGTGTAACCAGCTACCAAACACTTAACGTTGTTTACAATATCACTAAGTGCTGGACATAGACAATATGACATTCAGACCCATGCTACATATTCAAAATGGAGGTAAAGTTTAAGTGAGTATTCACCAGGGAGGGGTAACTGAGTTTGAGTAGAGTCAATTCCTggtgaaaaagagaaggaaagaggatgaggagggctGAGAGGTGACTGGATGTGGTAAATCCTCACATCTTGACGTGTTTGACTTTCATCTGAAAAGATAAATGAGcagttccatttttttttagccCTGACAAATGATTATTTGAGGCTCGGCAAACCGAGCATGATGATGGGGTATTTTTACCTTGTAGGAAGAAAGGCGGAGGTGTAGGAAATGACTCATCCACTTTTGATAATGACTCCATTTACTAGGTTAGGTGACATACCACTGAAAAAGAGCAAAGTAAATGTGCTTCAGTGTCTGCAGCCTGCAGCAGTTCATGCTCGACCTGCCAGGTGCAATTAATTCAAATCTTCTCTGATTGGTTAGAGAACCTGTAGCACCTAGGTcagtcattttaatgaaatgagaCAGAaggtgaagattttttttttctttaaaagtaCCAACCAATTCTCCACAGGCTCATTCTGGGAGCTTTATTATTCTCTCAGGCTCCCCACTTCTCCAATGTGACTATATGTGCAGTTTTCCACAGTAgttaactttaaaatgtctttgtttttgtctcaccAACAATTAAAACGATTTTCCTGGCACAgttatgaataaaacatgttttgataGCCTTACAATTCCCCTATGATAAAACAATGCTACATTGCCCAcagttttattgtgttattcCTCGA
This genomic window from Mastacembelus armatus chromosome 1, fMasArm1.2, whole genome shotgun sequence contains:
- the LOC113128067 gene encoding uncharacterized protein LOC113128067 yields the protein MESLSKVDESFPTPPPFFLQVSAPPPPTPRPKFVSYETELHRSPALATCYSCQTRVITQSRADEHWCIPAATHQTSTDPCMAEDESEYIASLSKSVSSLVPSFFFLHFSRKTELLSYLMLCVAKMPFIPPVSITRSVSGLTGKERISNNSHSPTTVAKTKVPREDKNSSMKERLALNLKQLGKKNQPRSHLPTTKGLSGAEPHAKRRDRLPLSSQTDSFPVSSSGECLSKMHKHVSHSSAQSDAEVKMRTKHQEEAHFTLTLTPEAVLLLQRRNSERQRSAARNTGSGAGVSGSSSDSRRRRENSSKRQQPATQRHSRIPVKNSSDAELRDIRSIVKISLLNEQHKYDDVEYEAEEDYGVDERVILKCTEWLRGLENTPVTVGNSLNKSANGVKGF